Part of the Arthrobacter globiformis genome is shown below.
CGGGAAGCCGGCATCGCCTCCCTCTACCAGCACGTGAATTTCGACCAGGAATCCTCGTACCTCGCCATCGGTGAGCGCACCAACGCCAACGGTTCCAAGGCCTTCCGCCAGGCGATGCTCGAAGAGCGCTGGGATGACTGTGTCGATATTGCCCGTGAGCAAATCCGTGTTGGCGCGCACCTGCTCGATGTGTGCATTGACTACGTGGGGCGTGACGGCGTCGCGGACATCAAGGAGGTCGTCTCACGTTTCGCTTCGGCCTCCACGCTCCCGCTCGTCATCGACTCTACCGAACCGCCCGTGCTGCAGGCCGGGCTCGAACACATCGGCGGGCGCCCGGTCATCAACTCCGTCAACTATGAGGACGGCGACGGCCCCGAGAGCCGTTTCGCGCGCATCATGCCGCTCGTGAAGGAGCACGGTACCGCCGTGATCGCCCTGACCATCGACGAGCACGGCCAGGCACGCACCACCGAGGGCAAGGTGGCGATTGCCTCGCGCCTCGTCGAAGCCCTGGTGGGTGAATGGGGGATGCGGGTAGAAGACATCATCGTCGACTGCCTGACCTTCCCCATCGCCACCGGCCAGGAAGAGACCCGCCGGGACGGCATCGAAACGATCGAGGCCATCCGCCAGATCACCACTAAGTACCCCGGCATCCACACCACGCTCGGCGTCTCGAACGTGTCCTTTGGCCTGAACCCGGCAGCGCGCATCGCCCTGAACTCGGTGTTCCTGCACGAGGCCGTGCAGGCAGGCCTGTCCAGCGGCATCATCGACGCCGCCAAGATCGTGCCGCTCGCGTCACTGCCCGAAGAGCAGCGCCAGGTGGCGCTGGACCTCGTCTGGGATCGCCGCGAATACGACGCCGACGGCAATGTCACGTACGACCCGCTGGCGAGCATGCTGGACATGTTCGCCGGCGTCGACACCGCGGCGCTGCGAGACCAGCGCGCGGCGGAACTCGCGGCGCTGCCCACCGGGGAACGCCTGCAGCGGCGCATCATCGACGGCGAGGGCAAGGGCCTCGAAGAGGACCTCGACCTTGCCCGCAGCGAAGGCATGACCCCGCTCGGCATCATCAACGACTATCTGCTCGAGGGCATGAAGGTTGTCGGCGAACGCTTCGGGGCCGGCGAGATGCAGCTGCCGTTCGTGCTGCAGTCCGCCGAGGTGATGAAAAACGCCGTCGCGCTGCTCGAGCCGCACATGGAGAAGTCGGATGCTTCGGGCAAGGGCACCATGGTGATCGCCACCGTGCGCGGCGATGTTCACGACATCGGCAAGAACCTGGTGGACATCATCCTCACCAACAACGGCTACAAGGTGATCAACCTCGGCATCAAGCAGCCGATCGCCGACATCATCGCCGCGGCGGAGGAACACGACGCCGATGTGATCGGCATGTCGGGCCTGCTTGTGAAGTCCACGGTCGTGATGAAGGAGAACCTTGCGGAGCTGCAGTCCCGGGGCCTTGGGAAGAAGTGGCCGGTGATCCTCGGTGGCGCAGCCCTGACCCGCGCCTACGTCGAGCAGGACCTGGCGGGCCAGTTCGACGGCGAGGTCCGGTACGCGAAGGACGCCTTCGAGGGCCTTTCGCTGATGGAGCCGCTGGTGCGCGTTGCGCGCGGCGAGGCGCCGGACGCCGTCGGACTCCCCGCTTTGAAGAAGCGCCTCCACCGGACGGGTGCGAAGGTCACATTGACCGAGCCGGAGGCCATGCCCGGCCGTTCCGACGTCGCCGCCGACAATCACGTGCCTTCGCCGCCGTTCTGGGGCACGCGCATCGTGCGCGGCGTGGCACTCCACGACTTCGCGGCTTTCCTCGATGAGCGCGCCACCTTCATGGGGCAGTGGGGGCTCAAGCCCGGCCGCGGCGAGGACGGCGCCTCCTATGAGGAACTGGTGGAACGCGAGGGCCGGCCGCGCCTGCGGTACTGGATGGACCGCATCCTCGCCGAGGGAATGCTCGACGCGTCCGTCGCGTATGGCTATTTCCCGGCGGTCTCCGAGGGGGAACAGGTGGTGGTGCTGCACCACGGAGAGGATCGCGACGGCGTCCTCGGCACCGCGGGGCTGCTCGCCCCAGATGGCGGCTCAGGCGGTCCGCTCGGCACCGAGCGGCTGCGTTTCGACTTCCCGCGCCAGCGCCGCGACCGGCACCTGTGCCTCGCCGACTTCGTGCGCTCGCGCGAGGCGGGGCAGGTGGACGTGCTGCCAGTGCAGCTGGTCACCGCCGGCGGCAATGTCGATGAGGTGACCGCGGAGCTGTTCAAGGGCAATCACTACCGTGATTACTACGAGCTCAACGGTTTGGTCATGCAGCTCACCGAGGCGCTTGCGGAGTTCTGGCATGCGCGAATCCGCTCGGAGCTCGGTTTCGCAGCCGAGGAGCCGAAGGACAAGGCTGGCCTGTTCAAGCTCGACTACCGCGGTGCGCGGTTCTCGCTCGGATACCCCGCGTGCCCGGACATGGAGGACCGCCGCAAGGTGGTGGAACTGCTGCACCCCGAGCGGATGGGCGTGATCCTGAGCGATGAGCTGATGTTGCACCCCGAACAGTCCACCGACGCGTTCGTGTTCCACCACCCAGAGGCGAAGTACTTCAAGGTGTGAGTTGACGCCGGTCCCTGGCCCGGGAGGATCGAGTGCGCGCGGCTTGACCGCCCGCGCTTCCGCCCGGGCTGGAGACCGGCTTCACCCGCCGGAGCGCGGCGAGGATGGCCCGCCCCACCACAGTGATTCCGACGATCGTGGTGACGGCACGCAGGGTGTCCCAGCCCGCCGTCGACGTCAAAAGCGAGTAGAGCAGGAAGCTGCTCAGGTTGGTGGCCAGCGGTGCTCCGGGCACATAGGAGATGCCGGTGCCGGCCCCTACCGCAAAGGGCCAGAACCACAGATTGGTCAGCAGGCCGAACACGTAGGACGCCACGACGCCGTAGCCGCACAGCATCCATAATTCAGCCCGCCCGCGCACCCGGCGGGGGAGCAGGCCTGCCCCGGCCCCCACCCACGCACAGGCGAAAATTTGGAACGGTGACCACGGGCCGATGCCACTCCACAGGGCGCTTGAGACAGCGATGGTGGCTGCGCCGAGGAGCATGCCGAAACGCGCACCAAAGGCCCGGCCGGCCAGGATCAGCAGGATAAAGACTGCCTCCACACCCCCGACGCCGGTGCTGGCCACCCGCACCGCCGAGCCGACGGCTGCCAGGACGCCGAGCAACGCCACCGTATGTGCGGAGCGGACCGAGCCGTCCAGGGACACGATGATGGCAACGACGGCTAGGGGTGCAATGGCCAGCGCCGCGTAGGGAACGGCCGCGGCGGCATCCTCCGGGAGGGCTGCGGCAAGCAAGGGCCAGCAGAATGCGGCGAGGGCGAGAAGGTTTGCAGC
Proteins encoded:
- the metH gene encoding methionine synthase produces the protein MPRFALDIDSVPRPVRSQSLLDAVNQRVVIADGAMGTMLQDRELSLDVDFQGLEGCNEILNVTRPDVIADIHDAYYAVGIDAVETNTFGANWSNLSDYGIDDRIEELARKGAEIARERAEAAEAADGRMRWVLGSMGPGTKLPSLGHTSYDYLKQTFALQAEGLIAGGADAFLIETSQDLLQTKAAVNGCKQAIVARGVRLPIFVEVTVETTGTMLMGSEIGAALTALEPLGVDAIGLNCATGPDEMSEHLRHLSKQSSVAIACMPNAGLPVLTADGAHYPLSPSELATSHEQFVREFGLGLVGGCCGTTPEHMAAVVERLAPFRSSAAVTSGGRGKDGGRVPTEREAGIASLYQHVNFDQESSYLAIGERTNANGSKAFRQAMLEERWDDCVDIAREQIRVGAHLLDVCIDYVGRDGVADIKEVVSRFASASTLPLVIDSTEPPVLQAGLEHIGGRPVINSVNYEDGDGPESRFARIMPLVKEHGTAVIALTIDEHGQARTTEGKVAIASRLVEALVGEWGMRVEDIIVDCLTFPIATGQEETRRDGIETIEAIRQITTKYPGIHTTLGVSNVSFGLNPAARIALNSVFLHEAVQAGLSSGIIDAAKIVPLASLPEEQRQVALDLVWDRREYDADGNVTYDPLASMLDMFAGVDTAALRDQRAAELAALPTGERLQRRIIDGEGKGLEEDLDLARSEGMTPLGIINDYLLEGMKVVGERFGAGEMQLPFVLQSAEVMKNAVALLEPHMEKSDASGKGTMVIATVRGDVHDIGKNLVDIILTNNGYKVINLGIKQPIADIIAAAEEHDADVIGMSGLLVKSTVVMKENLAELQSRGLGKKWPVILGGAALTRAYVEQDLAGQFDGEVRYAKDAFEGLSLMEPLVRVARGEAPDAVGLPALKKRLHRTGAKVTLTEPEAMPGRSDVAADNHVPSPPFWGTRIVRGVALHDFAAFLDERATFMGQWGLKPGRGEDGASYEELVEREGRPRLRYWMDRILAEGMLDASVAYGYFPAVSEGEQVVVLHHGEDRDGVLGTAGLLAPDGGSGGPLGTERLRFDFPRQRRDRHLCLADFVRSREAGQVDVLPVQLVTAGGNVDEVTAELFKGNHYRDYYELNGLVMQLTEALAEFWHARIRSELGFAAEEPKDKAGLFKLDYRGARFSLGYPACPDMEDRRKVVELLHPERMGVILSDELMLHPEQSTDAFVFHHPEAKYFKV